A window from Opitutia bacterium ISCC 52 encodes these proteins:
- a CDS encoding tetratricopeptide repeat protein, protein MGELSIRDLVEEGTLDFTLGDLDDAKEKLGKAADQDPDCFDAWLALAEVYLSERSLEKALESAEKAHALNNDELHINTTLSRIWVEFGDKEKAEHFAAQVRMISWKEELKNDPAEN, encoded by the coding sequence ATGGGAGAATTATCGATTAGAGATTTGGTCGAAGAAGGGACACTTGACTTCACTTTAGGTGACCTCGACGACGCAAAAGAAAAGCTAGGAAAGGCCGCAGACCAGGATCCTGATTGCTTCGATGCCTGGTTGGCACTGGCTGAAGTATATCTAAGTGAACGGAGTTTGGAAAAAGCGCTCGAATCCGCGGAAAAAGCCCATGCCCTCAACAATGATGAGCTTCACATAAACACCACTTTATCAAGAATTTGGGTGGAATTTGGTGACAAAGAAAAGGCCGAACACTTCGCAGCCCAAGTGAGAATGATCAGTTGGAAAGAGGAATTGAAGAACGATCCGGCTGAAAACTGA
- a CDS encoding acetyl-CoA carboxylase carboxyltransferase subunit alpha — MEQFEFILDFEKPLRDLEKQLRALETVSRENKVDVQSEIDSIVQKIERTKRTVYQNLTPWQKVQIARHPKRLYALDYIRAFVEDFQELHGDRRFKDDPAMICGAGRLEGRPVMIIAQQKGRKTKHKILRNFGMPHPEGYRKALRCMEMAEKFRIPIICLIDTAGAAPGIGSEERHVAEAIAVNIRQMSQLEVPIIAAVLGEGGSGGALGIGVADRVLVFENSYYATISPEGCAAILWKDRAHAQKAAEAMKLDAQELIKFGVADEVIEEPLGGTHRDPDKSAESLKDMLLKHLQDLTGMETNAMLDKRYQKYRNIGIFLESENFESSSNIG, encoded by the coding sequence ATGGAACAATTTGAATTCATCCTAGACTTTGAAAAACCCCTCAGAGATCTGGAGAAACAGCTACGCGCTTTAGAAACCGTTTCTCGGGAGAACAAGGTGGATGTACAAAGCGAGATCGACTCCATCGTCCAAAAAATCGAACGCACCAAGCGTACGGTCTACCAAAACCTGACTCCGTGGCAAAAAGTTCAAATTGCACGCCACCCCAAGCGTTTATATGCATTAGACTACATTCGTGCGTTCGTTGAAGACTTTCAGGAACTTCACGGAGATCGTCGTTTTAAGGATGATCCTGCTATGATTTGTGGTGCAGGCCGCCTGGAAGGCCGCCCTGTGATGATCATTGCCCAACAAAAGGGACGTAAAACCAAACACAAGATCCTACGAAATTTTGGAATGCCTCATCCTGAAGGCTATCGTAAAGCACTACGGTGTATGGAAATGGCGGAAAAATTTCGAATTCCCATCATTTGCCTGATTGATACTGCAGGAGCTGCTCCCGGAATTGGTTCCGAGGAGCGACATGTAGCCGAAGCCATCGCAGTGAATATTCGCCAGATGAGCCAGCTCGAGGTGCCTATTATTGCGGCTGTATTAGGCGAAGGAGGTTCAGGTGGAGCCTTGGGAATTGGGGTCGCAGATCGAGTTCTGGTATTTGAGAATTCCTACTATGCGACTATTTCGCCAGAAGGTTGCGCAGCCATTCTCTGGAAAGATCGGGCTCATGCTCAAAAGGCAGCCGAAGCCATGAAGCTGGATGCGCAAGAATTGATCAAATTTGGTGTGGCTGACGAAGTTATCGAAGAGCCTCTCGGAGGTACACACCGCGATCCGGACAAGAGCGCAGAAAGCCTCAAAGATATGCTTCTCAAACATCTTCAGGACCTAACGGGCATGGAAACGAACGCTATGCTGGATAAGCGGTATCAAAAATACCGCAATATCGGTATCTTTTTGGAATCTGAGAATTTCGAGAGTTCTTCCAATATCGGCTAG
- the ilvB gene encoding biosynthetic-type acetolactate synthase large subunit: MSTETKNPSTTSEKTRSLIGADLVVEALIREGVEHVFAYPGGASMEMHQSLVKRKSEVQTILPRFEQGGGFMAAGYARATGKAGVCMATSGPGATNLVTCIADCYMDSVPLIAITGQVPQHLIGKSAFQETDIYGMTLSAVKHSYLVLDPMDIPKVVKEAFHIATTGRPGPVLIDIPKDVQQTFAAPEFPETIELPGYKPIKRATDEELIEVIDLIAESRQPVLYVGGGVISSNAAGDLQDFVRKTGVPVTTTLMGVGAFPETDSLSMKWLGMHGTATGNYAVADSDVLLAFGARFDDRVTGNVRKFAEKAQIVHIDIDRSEHHKNKVVQYPIQSDIKYALSRMVELMEERNFQAPDLTAWHKQVAAWKEEFPFSYEDSPHILPQEAVKVLYELTDGEAIITTGVGQHQMWAPQHYNFKHARSFLSSLGLGTMGFGYPAALGAKVACPDREVIDIDGDGSFLMNVQELATAKVDGINAKAVILNNQHLGMVVQWEDRFYEGTRAQTILGDPDNIGSPENMDAIYPDYVKIAEGFEVNARRVYKKEDLKDAIQEMLDHDGPYLLDIIVPYDEHVLPMIPSGKTVEDIILTPDQQVKLEKGSGL; encoded by the coding sequence ATGAGTACCGAAACAAAGAACCCATCCACAACTTCCGAGAAAACGCGTTCCTTAATTGGAGCTGACCTAGTGGTCGAAGCTCTTATCCGTGAAGGCGTGGAGCATGTGTTTGCCTATCCCGGCGGTGCATCGATGGAGATGCATCAGTCCCTCGTTAAGAGAAAATCCGAAGTGCAGACCATCCTTCCTCGATTCGAGCAAGGCGGAGGATTTATGGCTGCTGGCTATGCACGAGCTACCGGAAAAGCCGGAGTTTGCATGGCAACCAGTGGTCCTGGTGCGACCAACCTTGTTACCTGTATTGCAGACTGCTACATGGACAGTGTTCCCTTGATCGCCATTACCGGTCAAGTTCCACAGCATTTGATAGGAAAAAGCGCTTTCCAGGAAACTGATATCTATGGAATGACCCTGTCTGCCGTAAAGCACAGTTACCTGGTACTCGATCCCATGGACATTCCCAAGGTCGTAAAAGAGGCATTTCACATTGCAACCACTGGCAGACCCGGTCCGGTTCTCATCGATATCCCAAAAGATGTTCAACAAACATTTGCCGCACCGGAGTTTCCAGAAACCATTGAGCTACCAGGCTACAAACCCATAAAGCGGGCCACCGATGAGGAACTCATAGAGGTGATCGATTTGATTGCTGAGTCTCGTCAACCGGTGCTCTACGTTGGCGGAGGTGTCATTTCTTCAAATGCAGCTGGAGACCTTCAGGATTTTGTTAGGAAGACAGGCGTTCCCGTAACCACTACTCTTATGGGGGTGGGTGCATTTCCTGAAACAGACTCACTTTCCATGAAATGGCTGGGTATGCACGGAACGGCTACGGGTAATTATGCGGTTGCCGATTCGGATGTACTTCTAGCCTTTGGAGCACGATTCGACGATCGTGTTACAGGCAACGTTCGCAAGTTTGCTGAAAAAGCCCAAATTGTTCATATCGACATTGATCGCTCCGAACACCACAAAAACAAGGTCGTTCAGTATCCCATTCAGTCGGACATCAAATATGCACTCAGCCGTATGGTGGAACTGATGGAGGAACGAAACTTTCAGGCACCAGATCTTACTGCTTGGCACAAGCAAGTCGCAGCCTGGAAAGAAGAGTTTCCTTTCTCCTACGAAGATAGTCCCCATATTCTCCCCCAAGAGGCAGTCAAAGTTCTCTACGAATTGACGGACGGTGAGGCCATCATCACCACAGGTGTGGGACAACACCAGATGTGGGCTCCTCAGCATTATAATTTCAAACACGCGCGAAGTTTTTTAAGCTCGCTAGGGCTTGGTACGATGGGCTTTGGCTACCCCGCCGCATTGGGAGCGAAAGTCGCTTGCCCAGACCGGGAAGTGATCGACATCGATGGTGATGGCTCATTCCTGATGAATGTCCAAGAGCTTGCCACAGCCAAAGTGGACGGCATTAACGCCAAAGCCGTGATCCTGAATAACCAACATTTAGGCATGGTGGTTCAATGGGAAGATCGCTTCTACGAAGGCACCCGCGCACAAACTATTCTAGGTGATCCGGATAACATTGGTAGTCCTGAGAATATGGATGCGATCTATCCCGATTATGTAAAGATTGCTGAAGGCTTTGAGGTTAATGCTCGCAGAGTTTACAAAAAGGAAGATCTCAAAGACGCCATTCAAGAGATGCTGGATCATGACGGACCCTACCTTCTTGATATCATTGTCCCATACGATGAGCACGTATTACCCATGATTCCATCGGGTAAGACCGTGGAAGATATCATTCTTACACCCGACCAACAAGTGAAGTTGGAAAAAGGAAGCGGACTCTAG
- a CDS encoding metal ABC transporter ATP-binding protein — protein sequence MSPEIPLPLEIHDLTVAYHKKPVLYGIDLEVPAGQLVGIVGPNGAGKSTLIKTIMAMIPSSSGWVKIFGKPYRKNAKRVGYVPQRESVDWDFPVNVMDVVLMGRFGHLGLMRRPGKKDREIAMACLEKVNMAPYAQRQISNLSGGQQQRVFLARALAQESDLYFLDEPFAGVDAATESAIINILMELRERGKTLMVVHHDLTTAKEYFDMLLLLNMRKIDFGATKDVYTYDKLQTTYGGRLTILSEVANSRQKQSDELPLER from the coding sequence ATGTCACCCGAGATTCCACTTCCCCTTGAAATCCATGACCTCACAGTAGCCTATCACAAGAAACCTGTTTTATACGGTATCGATCTTGAGGTACCGGCAGGCCAACTTGTTGGGATCGTTGGTCCCAATGGTGCTGGAAAGTCGACCTTAATAAAAACCATCATGGCAATGATCCCTTCCAGTAGTGGGTGGGTTAAAATTTTTGGTAAGCCCTATCGAAAAAACGCAAAACGTGTGGGCTACGTTCCACAACGTGAATCGGTAGATTGGGATTTCCCTGTGAATGTAATGGATGTGGTATTAATGGGCCGTTTTGGGCACCTGGGGCTCATGAGACGTCCCGGCAAAAAGGATAGAGAAATTGCCATGGCCTGCTTGGAAAAAGTGAACATGGCCCCTTACGCCCAACGTCAAATTTCGAATTTGTCAGGCGGACAGCAACAACGCGTCTTCCTGGCCCGCGCGTTGGCTCAAGAGAGTGATCTTTATTTCCTAGACGAACCCTTCGCTGGTGTGGATGCCGCTACAGAATCTGCCATTATCAACATCCTTATGGAATTAAGGGAGCGAGGAAAGACCCTGATGGTCGTGCATCATGATCTGACCACCGCCAAGGAGTATTTTGATATGCTTCTGCTTCTCAATATGAGAAAAATCGATTTCGGGGCCACCAAGGATGTTTATACCTACGATAAGTTGCAAACCACGTATGGAGGTCGTTTGACAATTCTATCCGAAGTCGCCAATTCGAGACAAAAGCAATCCGACGAATTGCCTTTGGAGAGATGA
- a CDS encoding RNA polymerase sigma factor: MSNNGDLNFNDLVSTYYQPLYRFAYSLARNAEEAADLTQQTFLIWAKKGSMLKDKTKVKSWLFTTLYREFLGLRRKSSRFPHINAEAIEHELSSISPTVVIKLDSKRALEALNEIDEAFRAPLVLFYMKDLAYKEIAEILDIPIGTVMSRLSRGKAQLKKILSKAKSPIT; encoded by the coding sequence ATGAGCAACAACGGAGATTTGAACTTCAACGACCTCGTGAGTACTTATTATCAACCATTATATCGATTTGCTTATTCTCTAGCGCGTAATGCTGAGGAAGCCGCCGATTTAACTCAGCAGACCTTCCTTATCTGGGCCAAGAAAGGCTCCATGCTAAAGGATAAAACAAAGGTTAAATCCTGGCTGTTTACCACCCTCTACCGGGAATTTCTTGGTCTTCGACGGAAATCATCACGCTTTCCCCATATCAATGCGGAAGCCATTGAGCACGAGCTATCTAGCATTTCCCCTACCGTAGTAATTAAACTGGATTCAAAAAGAGCATTAGAGGCCTTGAATGAAATTGATGAGGCCTTTCGCGCCCCCTTGGTTCTCTTTTACATGAAGGACCTCGCTTACAAAGAGATCGCAGAAATTTTAGATATTCCCATCGGAACTGTGATGTCACGGCTCTCCCGCGGAAAAGCTCAGCTCAAGAAGATCCTCAGCAAAGCTAAATCTCCCATAACTTGA
- a CDS encoding TIGR00282 family metallophosphoesterase produces the protein MIKILVLGDIVGRPGRNLLLQRLPEMRKDLGIDLVIANGENAAAGAGITGKIVGHLCEGGVDGLTLGDHTWDQKIFLGEIDNLETICRPANFPDGVPGRDRLILEAGSKRMGVFTVLGRNFMGPKVDCPFRTADRLLKELESDTDLVLVEIHAEATSEKIALGWHLDGRAAMVFGTHTHVPTADAEVLPGGTAYISDLGMSGPYRGVIGRDIDSVIGRLLDGIPRRFPVAEEDVRLSGVLLEWDETSGRAVSVEHSFWR, from the coding sequence ATGATCAAAATCCTTGTACTTGGGGACATTGTTGGGCGCCCCGGCCGAAATCTCCTCCTTCAGCGCCTACCCGAGATGCGGAAAGATCTGGGGATTGATTTGGTGATCGCCAACGGCGAAAATGCGGCTGCGGGGGCAGGTATTACCGGAAAGATAGTTGGGCATTTGTGCGAAGGGGGTGTAGATGGGCTGACTCTTGGAGATCATACTTGGGATCAGAAGATTTTTTTGGGTGAGATTGATAACTTGGAAACGATTTGCCGTCCGGCTAATTTTCCGGATGGAGTTCCCGGAAGGGATCGACTCATCTTAGAGGCAGGATCCAAGCGCATGGGTGTATTCACAGTCTTGGGACGCAATTTCATGGGTCCCAAGGTGGATTGCCCTTTTCGAACAGCTGATCGATTGCTCAAAGAGCTGGAGTCGGATACTGATTTGGTCTTGGTAGAGATTCATGCCGAGGCGACCTCTGAAAAAATTGCCCTGGGTTGGCATTTGGATGGAAGAGCTGCGATGGTCTTTGGAACTCACACCCACGTGCCCACCGCGGATGCCGAAGTGCTTCCGGGCGGCACAGCCTATATTTCTGATCTTGGTATGTCAGGCCCTTACCGCGGAGTCATTGGTCGAGATATCGATTCAGTGATCGGGCGCCTCTTGGATGGGATCCCTCGTCGCTTTCCAGTGGCTGAGGAGGATGTTCGTTTGTCAGGTGTTTTATTAGAGTGGGACGAAACATCCGGGAGAGCTGTTTCAGTTGAACACTCCTTCTGGCGCTAG
- a CDS encoding zinc ABC transporter substrate-binding protein — MKTFITLISLIATISVSAKLKVVTTTTMITDLVQEVGGERIEVTGLMGPGVDPHLYKATAGDVRSLQKCELVFYNGLYLEGRIGDVLVKLARKGKKVYAVTEEIEEGRLLEPPEFAGHYDPHIWFDPTLWMEAVGVVVEGLSVSDPSNASFYKEQGTRVMAEYEALHDWAKSSIGQIEPKHRILITSHDAFNYFGRAYGFKVVGVQGISTVTEAGLADIAKMVDFIKDNGVRAIFVESSVSPAAIERISKDAGIGIGGELFSDAMGVPGESETRQGDTYDLGTYEGMLKHNVYRIVEALK, encoded by the coding sequence ATGAAAACTTTCATTACTCTAATTAGCTTAATTGCTACGATTTCTGTTTCAGCAAAATTAAAGGTGGTGACCACTACCACCATGATAACCGATCTGGTCCAAGAGGTAGGCGGTGAAAGAATCGAGGTAACAGGATTGATGGGGCCAGGGGTTGATCCTCATCTTTACAAAGCAACCGCTGGAGACGTCCGCAGTCTGCAAAAGTGCGAACTTGTTTTCTATAACGGACTCTACTTGGAAGGCCGTATTGGCGACGTTCTCGTCAAACTAGCTCGAAAGGGGAAAAAAGTTTACGCAGTCACAGAGGAAATTGAAGAAGGTCGATTATTGGAACCACCTGAATTCGCCGGTCACTACGATCCGCATATATGGTTTGACCCGACTCTATGGATGGAAGCAGTGGGTGTCGTCGTTGAAGGTCTAAGTGTATCCGATCCCTCGAATGCATCCTTTTACAAGGAGCAAGGAACTCGAGTAATGGCTGAGTACGAAGCGCTTCACGACTGGGCTAAGTCTTCCATTGGACAAATCGAACCCAAACACCGTATTTTAATTACTAGCCATGATGCCTTTAACTATTTTGGCCGGGCCTACGGCTTTAAAGTGGTGGGCGTACAGGGAATCTCGACTGTCACCGAAGCAGGACTTGCCGATATCGCCAAAATGGTGGATTTCATAAAAGACAATGGAGTTCGGGCCATCTTTGTAGAATCATCCGTTTCTCCAGCAGCCATTGAGCGTATTAGTAAAGATGCTGGAATAGGTATCGGCGGTGAACTTTTCTCCGATGCGATGGGAGTTCCTGGAGAATCAGAGACACGTCAAGGTGACACTTACGATTTGGGAACATACGAAGGAATGTTGAAACATAATGTCTATCGTATTGTCGAGGCACTGAAGTAG